The DNA segment catcagccacattcccattgcttgtgtgtgtgtgagagagagagagcacaccaGAATGAAAGCGGCTGTTTGTATCACATTGTATATGAGACTCTGAGTGAGTGCGATATGAATATGTAAACCTTGATTATTGTCCTCCAGCCATTGAGACCAGAACCTTGTGATTGGAAAGTGAGTGTTAGCGACTTACCCAAAATGTAACCTTTCTGGTGAAGGGATAAAAATCAGCAATATTTTCCTGTTTTTCTTTGTCAGTGATTCACGCACCAAAGTTTGAAGTGATATCAAATTTCCGCTCAACACAAATGTGGTGATCTATTCATTTTTCTATGTGACAACATGTCATGTGGGAGAAACTACACCATCTTCAAAGATGAATATTACACATGGCAGCAAAGTAACTGCATTCGTCCATGACAACTCTtaaactgttgtggttctgttcgccgagctgggaatttgtgttgccaatgtttcgtcccctgtctaggtgacatcctcagtgcttgggagcctcctgtgaagcgcttctgtgatctttcctccggcatttatagtggcctgtctctgccgcttccagttgtcagttccagctgtccactgcagtggccggtatattgggtccaggttgatgtgtttgttgattgaatcagtggatgagtgccatgcctctaggaattccctggctgttctctgtttggcttgtcctataatagtagtgttgtcccagtcgaactcatgttgcttgtcatctgagtgcgtggctactaaggatagctggtcatctCATTTTGtggtagttggtgttcatggatgtggatcgttagctgtcttcctgtttgtcttatggagtgttttgtacagtccttgcatgggattttgtacactacattggttttgctcatgctgggtatccttcgtcctggtgagttgttgtctgagagtggctgttggtttgtgtgctgttatgagtcctagtggtcacagtagtctggctgtcagttcagaaatgtttttgatgtatgatagtgtggctagtcctttgggttgtggcatgtcctcattccgttgtctttcccttaggcatctgttaatgaaattgcgggggtatccgtttttggcgaatacattgtataggtgttctatGTAGtggacaaaatcccatgcaaggaatgcacaaaacactacataggacaaacaggcagacagctaacgatctgcatccatgtacaccaactagccacgaaacaacacgaccagctatccttaatagccacacactcagatgacaagcaacatgagtttgactgggaccacactactattataggacaagccaaacagagaacagccagggaattcttagaggcatggcactcatccacagattcaatcaataagcacatcgacctggacccaatatactagccactgcagcggacagctggaattgacaaccggaagcggcagattgaaaccactataaatgccggaggaaagatcacagaagcgcttcacaagaggctcccaagcactgaggatgtcacctagacaggggacgaaacattggCAACACAAaatcccagctcggtgaacagaaccacaacaacgagcacctgacctacaaatcttctcccaaactttgaactcttAAACTGCACAGAAGTTCTGGAACTCGCAGGAAGttaaagaagaaagaaaatgGTATGCCGTCCTGTTTCAAAGGTGGGTTGGGGTTTGAGAGTAATTAAATCTAGCTCTAAGTGGCTTTTGGTGTGACCAGTTCTGGAGTTGTGTGTGTAATTTTTGTTTCCTTATCGGTTGGAAAGGaagattcactagattgattcctgcGTTAATGGGGCTTCCTGTGAATAAAATTTGGTTGAATTGGATTCTTTTTCCTGGAATTTCAAAAGGCGAGAGGTTATTTTTTTTTGAAGATGCAAAATTCTGAAAGGGTTTAACGTGCCCCTCCGTCCTGAAGAGTATGAAGACAAGGGAAATAGCCTCAGTACTGGGGTGAGGGGGAATGGTCCCAGCAcaggggtgaggggggaatggtCCTAGCACAGGGGTGAGGGGAGAATGGTCCCAGCATAAGGGTGAGGgggattggtcccagcacaggggTGAGGAAGAATATGTATAGGGGTTAGAGATAATAATCTTATTATGGAGGAGAAGGGTAATAGTCTCAGCATGGGGAATTCACCATTGAGGCTGAGATAGTGAGAGATTTTGTCAATGGTTGTGAATGTTTAAAATTCTCAAACTCTGACGGTATTTTGCTCAGCTATTGAGTATATTCAATTATGAGATCGTTAGATATTTGGACACAAAGGCGGATTGAGAGATCTGAGACTGGAGGATGGGGAATTGGTGTTACAATTGAATAGTCATCGAGATCTTATTGCTGGTAGAGCAGAATGAGGCACTAttgttatattttctcttttttaaGGATCAGCCTTCCTGGATGAAGAAAAGGACAAGAAATGGAAAATGAAACCTTCAACTTTGTTGAACCTTCAGAACTTCAAACTTACCACAGGTAACACATGTCAATATAATGTTAATAGTGACAATCCATCCTACAATTTACAATGCATATGGAGAGGGAAGGTTAATCGGCCAACAGCAACATATACATTTAACTGAACCAGTAAAATGTGGCTGCTGAATGGAAAAATAAGAGCTCACCCATCCTGCTCACTTCCTCTCCACTTATTTCACAAATATCCATGATGTGGAGGAACCgatgttggactgtggtggacaagttaaaaatcacacaacaccaggttatagttcaacaggtttatttggaagcactaggttttggagcactgctcctccatcaggtaaCTGCTTagtgctagtgcttccaaattaacctgttgagCTATAACTTGGTGCTATGTGGTTTTTAACAAATATCCATAGCATTGCAGCTGGAGTCCAAGCTTCTCCCATGTTGGAGCTCACCAGTACAGGAACTACATTCAGAATCCAATAACCAGTGAATCCCTTCAGCTCTCATTAAACATCCCCATGGTTTCGTCGCTAAATTATTGCATCTTCCATCAGAGGTTTAGCATATACCCATCTCCTATCTTGGTATTCTATCTTTAAACAAAATCAAGCTTAAAAAAACCTGTTCCTCCACCCTCTCTTGCCAGGATTTGATAATGCATTTTATCATTCTTTGATTAACAGCAAAAACTGATTTGCACAATCTATGTTTATGTTTTACAGTGGTTCATTTGTTTGCTCTGTGTGAATCATTGCTCTCTGTACCTGATACAATCACCAATGCCACAACAGGAGAAAAGGTCCTGTTTCCTTTGCAGTACCAAGGCAGCGATCAGTACGATGTCACGTTTAGTTTGAGATTTCCACTAAGTTTTAAAATTTTCACATGGAAGTCCAGCAATCCAGAGAAATTGCACATTGTGCACCCACTGTACAGGTACAGAGTTGAAATCCATGCAAGTTTTGTGGTGCTTTATAATGTACAAGTTAATGACACTGGTGAGTATGAAATACATATTGACTACTTTGGAACAGAACTGAAAAACCGTGATCAAAGTATTTTCAGGATCCAAGTATTTGGTAAGTGTTTAAAACTTGATTGTCTGTTAAATTTGATAATTTTAGTAATGTCAACCTTTCATTGAAGCCTTAAAGGGTTCAGGATGTAAACTGTACTGATGTTTAAAAATCTATTTCTTTATTAATTAAAGATATGAATTAAAAGCTGCACATAATAACAATAGTGAAATATGTACATTTTGAATCAACTAATCATTTGCCACAAACTTAAAAGCAGTAATTTCATTAATATGCTATTGTGAATCTTTGATATATCCTATTTCATACAGACAGGTTCAGTGGGATTTCAGCTTATTCTACCAATATTTGGCACAAACTACAGAACCATGAAGCATAGTGATTGTTATTTCACAAAGAGCTATTGAATTCTGTCTGTGAAGCTTCATGCTTCAGTGGTCAATCCACATCACCCTTGACCAAGTTCCCATTAATTTAACAAAGAAACATGATGAAGCATGTTGTTCCATAGGGAGTGGCATTGAGCATTGGTGTTACTAAAGACATATTAGTTGAAAGGAAAGAATATTTTTAATGCAAACATTAATTCAGTATTCCCTATTCAAACTTGGGTTATAGTCTGAAACTTACCAGAAATCAACTAATGTAACTTTTGGTGAGTTTCAAGGCCTGTGTGAGGCCTAGTGGGTTTTCCTAAAATTTTGTCCCAAATTCACCTTATTATGGCATCCCACTCATTATATTCTCTCACTCATCATAGGCTGACATACTCGTCATTCCCATCGTACTCTGGGAAGCTTGAGGCTGGTGCCATCTTTGAAAGCCAGCCATGTACATGATCAATGATTGGCAGTGTGGAGTTGCCAAACATTGTTCACATGGTGGGATAGCAACCAAAACTCAATGCTTCTCAGAGCACACATATAGCACGATTGACACATCATTAcaccttcaacagcacctttccACATACATCACACTAATCGCCAAGGCATACAGCTTACCTAACTTAGCTGGCTGTATCCCATCTTATAACACTTCCTGAATCCCTGCTACTCTTTCCCCAACGCCAAGTGTAGCCCAGTATCTTACTTTTTTTCAATGTGGGACAATCACATAGAGGAACGCTTTCACCCACTTCAAAACAATCACCATTATTCACCGATAGCTAAAGCTaacaggggaaaaaaaagaatCTGCTTTTGCCTTTTGGAACAGAAAGGAATTGTGTGCCTATTGAACACCACAATTTTATAGTTGATGAATGATCACTGCACCCAGCTCTCATCTACTAGAACCTGATGATAATGAAATCCAGGCTGGCTTGTAATGCTTGATGCTGCTGcactctatttgctaaagctgaTGTCCCTCCTCCTCTTCAATGTCCTCATCTAACTCCTCGGACTCTAACTGCTCCCGCTGGCCCAGCTCATGAACCTCCATCACACCCACTCTTTGTCTGTTCTAGTTGTGCACAATATGCAAGGATTACTTGGCATATTCTGTCAGGAATAAACTGTAAGCAACATtccccccaccctgacccaccaccccacccccaaacacatCCAAGTATCAGAAACTGATCTTCAGGATACCTATCATGGCTTCACCATGGCTCTGGACCAACACTGGGCTGCAATGTATGATTCTCAGCCTCAGTCAGGGAGTGGCATAACAGAGTCATCAACATGGTCACAGAGGAAATCCCCTGTCCATTAGTAACTGTCCATGCAAGGCATCTGGTCCCTCAAATGCAGCTGGAACATGAGCATTCTCAAGAATATATATCATGACAACTCCGTGGTGACTGGCACAGACTTCCTAATCATAAATGATTTTCACATTGGTCCCGTTTTTGTTTGATAAACTCAGCTGTGTTATGATAAGGCTCTCTCCATGAATTGTGTGTGCACCTAAACCTGGGCAAAGCCACCTGTGTTGCCAAAATCAACTCAATGAACTTCCGCACTGACCTTGTCAGAGGGAAACAAGCTAAAATAATGTGATCTGGCACAAATGGCATCAGTAACAGCCTTGACACTTTTGTCAATGGATGATTGAAATTAGCTACAAAGGTCTCCAGTAGGCTGGCAGAAGGAGCCCATTTTATAAAAGTTCAATGCAGCTGGCCACCAGGGTAAGATGGACACCCACTCCATGTTACACATCCTGCTCCAGCAATTAGTATAGGTCTGTGATAGTGCCATGGAGCAGTGCTCAGTTTGAATCAATACTTTGCCTCATTTGTCTGTGGGAAATGACACTGAGAGTGATAAGGCCTCCTGTacctctactgtgacatctgtATCTGTATGTGGTAACTC comes from the Chiloscyllium punctatum isolate Juve2018m chromosome 6, sChiPun1.3, whole genome shotgun sequence genome and includes:
- the LOC140479058 gene encoding SLAM family member 5-like isoform X1; translation: MPSCFKGSAFLDEEKDKKWKMKPSTLLNLQNFKLTTVVHLFALCESLLSVPDTITNATTGEKVLFPLQYQGSDQYDVTFSLRFPLSFKIFTWKSSNPEKLHIVHPLYRYRVEIHASFVVLYNVQVNDTGEYEIHIDYFGTELKNRDQSIFRIQVFEPVSQPLIKIHDNCVNSPNITLSCSVSKGTNVTIYWEKMSLSGVCSKIHAREALVIDCVSEKEQHEYRCIAENPVSNATSNQVTFNLHEGINLKGKRNHYVVLISVAMVVLVSTIVYRWNVFHCKTGSSNRSQSGDLV